In the Bacilli bacterium genome, GTCGTACAATTCGGCGCTGCGCAGCAAAGCCTTGCTGGGGATGCAGCCGCGATGCAGGCATGTTCCCCCCAGCTTGTCCTTTTCTACTATCGCTACCTTTTTCCCCAATTGCGCAAGGCGAATGGCCGCGGTATATCCGCCTATGCCGCCTCCCAACACGACAACGTCGTATTGTCTTGTCATAAACATCGCCCTTTACTCATGAAATGATTTCTCTATTATGCTATTATGATGTTTATTGTAACCTTTTTGTCCAGCCTGTACAAAGCATGATCCTGAACGGAAGGAGTATCAGGCAGATGAAGCAGATGGCAGCGCGAATGATCGCCGTGCTTTTGCTCGTCATTCCCGGCGCGGCCGCAACATACGGGTTTTTATTGATGAAAGACGCGGTCTTTGCCGCTTTCGGGCCGCCCCGTTTTCCCTTCTTACGTTTTCTGGCCGGATTGCTGCTGTTTGCAGGTGGAGTGGCGTTCATCGCCGGGTGGGTCAACTTTCGCGACCGCAAGCGGAATTACGGATTCAAAAAAAAGCGCCCAAGATTTTAAGCCCTGCCCAACCGGTCCAGCCAGCGCAACAAACGGTTTTGATCGATGATGCGCGTAAGCGAACCGCGCTCCGCCACCCAGTGCAGCACAATAAGCGCGACCACCGCACCGGTATTGAGCCAGGCGGGCGCCGACCAGACAAACGCGCAGCCTGCGGCAAACCCCAACATGTTTGCGCCCGCGTCCCCGAGCATGGACTTTGCCCGCAAATCATGCGGCATAAGCCAGATGCCGCCGCAAACAAGCGGCAGCAACCAGCCCGCCCACACATGAGTAACGCCGGCAGCAAGCAAAACGAACACCAGCGCAAAAAAAGCTTTCAGCGCTCTACCCGGGCGCAGATCAAGCAAATTCAGCAAATTGGTCATCAGCGCGATCTCCAACACCGCGCACGCCTTCGCCGGCATTCCGCCGGGCAGATAGGAAACAAGCCAAACCGCCGTCATGCCGACAATAACCACCTTCAGCACGCCGGAAGTAATTACGCCCTCGCGCAATGCCCGAAAATGCCCGGTAAAGCCTTTAATGCGCTTCTCGCCTATCAAATCGTCAAACCAACCGGCAAAAAAAACCGCCGTCACAGCGGCGAAAAACACGGCGATCGGCAAATCGCGGTCCGTCCCGGCCGATTGGGCGGCAGTCAAGCCGCGTCCACTCGCACCGGAAAAGGGGTAATAAGCGGACATAAACAGATACAACAGGCAAAGCAGCCACAAAAACAGCCCCATCGCATGCGGGATGCGGTTCCCCTGAAAATTCGGCGCCGTCACGTTATGCCGCAGCAAAAATTGCCGGATCGGACGCAACAGCAAACCGGATACAAGGAAAAACAAAAGCGGAAAAAAAGAATCGCTTAGCAAACCGGATGCCTCCATTTGTCAAAAAGAGTTTTTGATACGGCAACCAATTGCCGGCCGCGGTGGAGAAAACCTTGCAGGTCGCGCCCCGTTTCGCGATGGCGAAACGAAACCGGCACTTCGCGGATGCGAAAGCCAAAACGCGCCGCATCGATGGTCAGGCCGACCTCAATGCCGAAGCCGCCCGACAAACCGCCGATTTGTTCCAGCAGCTCGCGCCGGACGGCGCGCTGCCCCGATAACGGTTCAACCGGCAAGTAGCCGCTCAAGGCGTGGATGCCTTTTGCCGCCACTTTTTTGCAGATGCCGAAACCGCCTTTTCTTTCATTAGCGGGGAATGTGGCGATGCTCATATCGCATTGGCCCGCGAATAGCGGCGATAACAGGATGCGGGCGAAATCGGCGGACGCTCCCAGATCGGCGTCCAGAAACACGATGATGGTTCCCTTCGCATTGCGCCATCCCGCTTCCAACGCTTTTCCCTTGCCGTAATTCCGCTTGTGGCGAATAATCGTATCCGCACCCGCCACCGCGGCGGCATATGTATCATCCGTGCTGCCGTCGTCCACGACCACGATTTCGTCCCACTCGCCCGCCTGCCTGCCCGTACGCAGCGCCTTGAGCGTTTCCGGAAGCATTGGCGCTTCATTCCATGCCGGAATAACGATAGAAACTGACGGCCGCATGCTCATCTTCCTCCAGTATTTTTTTTACATACAAAATGAAGTCGACGATTTCCTGCGGATCGTTGAAGCGCTGCTCTTCTTTGCTTACATCGATCACTTTCGCGTAAGGCGCGATTGCCGGCAAGCTTAGCCAACCGCCGCCTGACGCAAGATTTTCGGCGGCGGCCGGATCCGATACAACAATGACATCCGGCGGCGACCCGTCTTTTGCCAACATTTTCGCGGGCGCGAAGGCGGTTTGCCGATCGTAATCGATTTCCCGCAAATTGGCGCCGGCAACCTTCATCAGCATGGCAAATGTAGCGTTTTCCGCGGCAACCGGGCGGATCCACCATATTTTTTTATTGTTCAGAAACGGATTCACCGCTTTATTCATCAATTGCAACGACATGAGCTGCTGCTGCAACGCTTGCGCATTTTCCACCTGGCGGTCGTATTTTTCCATCAGGATTCCGAGCGTTTCCTGTTCCGTCTGCCACATCCAGCGTTGCCCCAATGTGCCGCCCAGCAGGATCCCCAGCCCCAGCGCCACAAATATGGCGATAATCGATCCGATATGATAGCGACTGGTCAGCATGGTTTTCACCTCTTGTTTTACAATAAGCGCACTTTGAAAAACGTCCACATGACAGCGGCAAAATGCCGCAAGCCCGGATGAATCAACCCCAACATCAACAGCGGAAAAACGCCGGCTGCCGGAATCATCCATAAACTCCGCAGTTTCACCGGCCTATGGTACAATCTGGAAACCCCCTTGGCATCGACGAGCCGCGATCCGATTTTCATCCGCACCATCATCGTGCTCGCCATGCCGCGGCGTCCTTTTTCGAGAAAATCGATCAGATGCGTATGCGTACCGACCGTGACGATTAACTCGGCGTTTTTTTCATAGGCGATCAGCATGGCGACATCTTCGCTCATCCCCGGCGCGGCTACGGTTTTCGCCTTGAGCCCCATCGCCTCGATTCTTGCCATGCCGGGCGCCCTGCCGTCCGGATAGGCGTGCACAATCAACTCCGCTCCGGATTTGAGCGCCGCGTCCGACACACTGTCCATATCGCCGATGATCGCATGCGGCGTATAGCCGGATTCCATCAGCGCGTCCGCCCCGCCGTCGACGCCGACCAAAACGGGGCGGTAGTCCTGAATATAATCGTGCAGCGTAAGCAAGTCTTCCTTGTAGCCGCTGCCGCGCACCACAACCACAACATGCCTGCCGGCAATCGCCGTGCGCAGCTTCGGCACAGGCAGCGGGCGGATGAAAAATTCCTTTTCTTTTTTCGCGTAATAGAGCGTGTTGTCGATAAACTTGCTGAGCTCGCCGTTTAAATTGTTTTTTGCGGCTTCATTCAAAAGCCGCCAGCTTTTTTCCGTAAATGCCGTGTACCCGATCCGCCCGCGCTTCGTATGGATGCCCTGTTCATCAATCGCGATTTCTTCGCCGT is a window encoding:
- the steA gene encoding putative cytokinetic ring protein SteA, which gives rise to MLGRQPRRGGATLYIHGKVKTGRSTKALLRSVEPRQIVVIDHPDLDEMGAAGLIAAKVKAVINAAPTMTGKYPVQGPPMLFKAGIPIMQIQPEHFGMFSDGEEIAIDEQGIHTKRGRIGYTAFTEKSWRLLNEAAKNNLNGELSKFIDNTLYYAKKEKEFFIRPLPVPKLRTAIAGRHVVVVVRGSGYKEDLLTLHDYIQDYRPVLVGVDGGADALMESGYTPHAIIGDMDSVSDAALKSGAELIVHAYPDGRAPGMARIEAMGLKAKTVAAPGMSEDVAMLIAYEKNAELIVTVGTHTHLIDFLEKGRRGMASTMMVRMKIGSRLVDAKGVSRLYHRPVKLRSLWMIPAAGVFPLLMLGLIHPGLRHFAAVMWTFFKVRLL
- a CDS encoding DUF2627 domain-containing protein, with the translated sequence MKQMAARMIAVLLLVIPGAAATYGFLLMKDAVFAAFGPPRFPFLRFLAGLLLFAGGVAFIAGWVNFRDRKRNYGFKKKRPRF
- a CDS encoding copper transporter, whose translation is MLTSRYHIGSIIAIFVALGLGILLGGTLGQRWMWQTEQETLGILMEKYDRQVENAQALQQQLMSLQLMNKAVNPFLNNKKIWWIRPVAAENATFAMLMKVAGANLREIDYDRQTAFAPAKMLAKDGSPPDVIVVSDPAAAENLASGGGWLSLPAIAPYAKVIDVSKEEQRFNDPQEIVDFILYVKKILEEDEHAAVSFYRYSGME
- a CDS encoding glycosyltransferase family 2 protein, which translates into the protein MRPSVSIVIPAWNEAPMLPETLKALRTGRQAGEWDEIVVVDDGSTDDTYAAAVAGADTIIRHKRNYGKGKALEAGWRNAKGTIIVFLDADLGASADFARILLSPLFAGQCDMSIATFPANERKGGFGICKKVAAKGIHALSGYLPVEPLSGQRAVRRELLEQIGGLSGGFGIEVGLTIDAARFGFRIREVPVSFRHRETGRDLQGFLHRGRQLVAVSKTLFDKWRHPVC